The Aeromicrobium senzhongii genome includes a window with the following:
- a CDS encoding type II secretion system F family protein has translation MGSQTLLVMLLGAVIGAGVLLVVFGMSDHEPAPLRSSHSLGDRVKGSARRALLGVGAGLLILVLTSWPVLAVAVGLLVWFSPMLFGGLASEKRAMSRLEGLAAWTESLRDTIAGAVGLEQAIPATAYAASPAIQPALIRLTDRLRVRTNLSTALQGFADDIDDPSADLIVATLILNARLRGPGLREVLTSLAKSARSDLDMRRRIAASRSSTRRSVQIVIGVTVAFVLGLAIFNRSYVEPYSTPIGQLVLLVVIGLFGAGFIWMRRLSEFEMPERFLLAKQESR, from the coding sequence ATGGGCTCCCAGACGTTGCTCGTGATGCTCCTCGGCGCCGTGATCGGCGCCGGGGTGCTGCTGGTCGTCTTCGGGATGTCCGACCACGAGCCTGCTCCGTTGCGCTCGAGTCACTCCCTGGGCGACCGCGTCAAGGGCAGTGCTCGCCGTGCTCTGCTCGGCGTGGGTGCCGGCCTGCTGATCCTCGTGCTGACGTCCTGGCCCGTCCTGGCCGTCGCGGTGGGCCTGCTCGTGTGGTTCTCGCCGATGCTGTTCGGCGGCCTGGCCAGCGAGAAGCGGGCGATGTCCCGGCTCGAGGGTCTGGCCGCGTGGACCGAGTCCCTGCGCGACACGATCGCCGGTGCGGTCGGTCTCGAGCAGGCGATCCCGGCCACCGCCTACGCGGCGTCGCCCGCGATCCAGCCCGCGCTGATCCGCCTGACCGACCGGTTGCGGGTTCGCACCAACCTGTCCACCGCGCTGCAGGGCTTCGCGGACGACATCGACGACCCCAGCGCCGACCTGATCGTCGCGACGCTGATCCTCAACGCGCGGCTGCGTGGCCCCGGCCTGCGTGAGGTCCTGACCTCGCTGGCCAAGTCGGCCCGCTCCGACCTCGACATGCGTCGCCGGATCGCGGCCAGCCGCTCCAGTACGCGGCGCAGCGTCCAGATCGTCATCGGCGTCACGGTCGCCTTCGTGCTCGGCCTGGCCATCTTCAACCGGTCCTACGTCGAGCCGTACTCCACCCCGATCGGCCAGCTCGTGCTGCTCGTCGTGATCGGGCTGTTCGGCGCCGGCTTCATCTGGATGCGCCGGCTCTCGGAGTTCGAGATGCCCGAGCGCTTCCTCCTGGCGAAGCAGGAGTCGCGATGA
- a CDS encoding CpaF family protein, with translation MDQQLLRTLREEVADALARQRREDATAGLPIMSSEDERQFARAIIARVLESHARQEIAAGRTPLSHAEEAELADGIHAALYGVGRLQPLLDDPEVENIDINGCDNVFVGYSNGEEKRMPPVADSDDELVELVQVLGAYSGLTSRPFDTANPQLDLRLPDGSRLSAVMGVTQRPSLSIRRSRLSRVSLDMLVESGTMTPELASFLSAAVAARKNIMIAGATNAGKTTLLRALANEIPAQERLITVERALELGLGEFPDLHPNVVAFEERLPNSEGQGMIAMSELVRRSLRMNPSRVIVGEVLGDEIVTMLNAMSQGNDGSLSTIHANSSLEVFNRICTYAIQSKERLPADATMMLIAGAIDFVIFVQRRNEYNSGGALRRVITSVREVNGVDGRVLSSEVFAEGEDGVAHPAAAVSCIEDLQEHGYRPTAYEGQAY, from the coding sequence ATGGACCAGCAGCTGCTGCGCACCCTGCGCGAGGAAGTCGCCGACGCGCTGGCCCGCCAGCGCCGCGAGGACGCCACCGCCGGCCTGCCCATCATGTCCAGCGAGGACGAGCGCCAGTTCGCCCGGGCGATCATCGCCCGCGTGCTGGAGTCGCACGCGCGCCAGGAGATCGCGGCCGGGCGCACCCCGCTGTCGCACGCCGAGGAGGCCGAGCTGGCCGACGGCATCCACGCCGCCCTGTACGGCGTGGGTCGTCTCCAGCCGCTGCTCGACGACCCCGAGGTCGAGAACATCGACATCAACGGGTGCGACAACGTGTTCGTCGGCTACTCCAACGGTGAGGAGAAGCGGATGCCTCCCGTCGCGGACAGCGACGACGAGCTCGTCGAGCTGGTGCAGGTCCTGGGCGCCTACTCGGGCCTGACCAGCCGCCCGTTCGACACCGCCAACCCGCAGCTGGACCTGCGCCTGCCCGACGGCAGCCGTCTGTCGGCCGTCATGGGCGTCACGCAGCGCCCGTCCCTGTCGATCCGCCGCTCGCGGCTGAGCCGGGTCTCGCTGGACATGCTGGTCGAGAGCGGCACGATGACGCCCGAGCTGGCGTCGTTCCTGTCGGCCGCCGTCGCCGCGCGCAAGAACATCATGATCGCGGGCGCGACGAACGCCGGAAAGACCACGCTGCTGCGCGCGCTGGCCAACGAGATCCCGGCGCAGGAGCGGCTGATCACCGTCGAGCGTGCGCTGGAGCTGGGCCTGGGCGAGTTCCCCGACCTGCACCCCAACGTCGTCGCGTTCGAGGAGCGGCTCCCGAACTCCGAGGGCCAGGGCATGATCGCGATGTCCGAGCTGGTGCGCCGCTCGCTGCGCATGAACCCCAGCCGCGTCATCGTCGGCGAGGTCCTCGGCGACGAGATCGTCACGATGCTCAACGCGATGAGCCAGGGCAACGACGGCTCGCTGTCGACGATCCACGCGAACTCCTCGCTCGAGGTGTTCAACCGCATCTGCACGTATGCGATCCAGTCCAAGGAGCGCCTGCCCGCCGACGCCACGATGATGCTGATCGCCGGCGCGATCGACTTCGTGATCTTCGTCCAGCGCCGCAACGAGTACAACAGCGGCGGTGCCCTGCGCCGCGTCATCACCTCGGTGCGTGAGGTCAACGGCGTCGACGGGCGTGTGCTGTCGAGCGAGGTCTTCGCCGAGGGCGAGGACGGCGTCGCGCACCCCGCGGCCGCGGTCAGCTGCATCGAGGACCTGCAGGAGCACGGCTACCGTCCGACGGCGTACGAGGGCCAGGCCTACTGA